In the genome of Xyrauchen texanus isolate HMW12.3.18 chromosome 33, RBS_HiC_50CHRs, whole genome shotgun sequence, one region contains:
- the LOC127626401 gene encoding forkhead box protein L3-like, with translation MFDNSQYPYNCFNYDGDGYPTCGSDEVKKVCRPAYSYIALIAMAIQQSPENKVTLSGIYEFIMKRFPYYRSNQRAWQNSIRHNLSLNSCFIKVPRTEGNEKGKGNYWTFATGCESMLDLFENGNFRRRRRRRNLKMGLKEPMEPFFAMDIYQGAAVRSMDSDSLCPVNTSHSLAQINPPLSKPEPEIKFSIDYILSTPDPLPGFRTTNSAAGAVIHHLEPQHLNLHFWTM, from the exons ATGTTTGACAACTCGCAATATCCTTATAACTGTTTTAACTATGATGGCGATGGATACCCCACATGTGGCTCGGATGAGGTGAAGAAAGTGTGCCGACCGGCTTACAG CTACATTGCACTAATAGCAATGGCTATACAACAGAGTCCAGAGAACAAAGTTACCCTATCAGGAATCTACGAGTTCATCATGAAGAGATTTCCTTATTACAGATCCAACCAGAGGGCTTGGCAAAACTCAATTCGTCATAACCTCTCTTTAAACAGCTGCTTCATAAAG GTGCCCCGTACGGAAGGTAACGAGAAAGGAAAAGGTAATTACTGGACCTTTGCCACAGGCTGCGAGTCCATGCTGGACCTCTTTGAAAATGGCAACTTTCGCCGCCGCCGCCGCAGACGCAACTTAAAAATGGGCCTCAAGGAGCCAATGGAACCTTTTTTTGCCATGGACATTTATCAGGGCGCTGCAGTAAGATCCATGGATTCAGATTCTCTCTGCCCTGTGAACACTAGTCATAGTCTGGCCCAAATCAACCCACCTCTCAGCAAACCTGAGCCTGAGATCAAATTTAGCATTGACTACATTCTCTCCACTCCGGACCCTCTTCCTGGGTTCAGAACCACTAACAGTGCAGCTGGAGCTGTGATTCATCACCTGGAGCCACAACATCTAAATCTACACTTCTGGACCATGTAA